A window from Primulina huaijiensis isolate GDHJ02 chromosome 11, ASM1229523v2, whole genome shotgun sequence encodes these proteins:
- the LOC140988645 gene encoding ABC transporter G family member 14-like has protein sequence MPLCSVAPKPENDGTELEKGLPKKLETCDMAYLAYPAQNNSQSFLQRTLFPISLKFKEIVYKVNYERQGTCCGGTSNTREKVILNGITGMISPGEILAMLGPSGSGKTTLLTALGGRLSGNLSGKITYNGQPFSGSIRRRTGFVAQDDILYPHLSVFETLLFTALLRLPKSLTREAKVQHVEHVITELGLTRCRNSMIGGPLFRGISGGEKKRVSIGQEMLINPSLLLLDEPTSGLDSTTAQRILNTVKGLANGGRTVITTIHQPSSRLYHMFDKVVLLSEGCPIYYGPASTALQYFSSIGFPTSIVVNPADLLLDLANGIGPDFQHSTNHSDNSQQDPASVREFLISAYDKNISTRLKTELYSSDVIIYNYNEENSTRDDLKFEKWCTTWWHQFHVLLLRGLRERRFEAFNRLRTFQVVSVAILGGLLWWQTPPSHIDDRIAMLSFFSVFWGFYPLYNAVFTFPQERNMLKKERSSGMYRLSSYYLARTVGDLPLELALPTIFTFIFYWMGGLKPDPATFIFSLLIVLLSVLVSQSLGLAFGAILMDVKQAATLASVTTLVFLIAGGYYVRQIPPFMVWLKYLSFSYYCYKLLLGIQYEENDYYECANGVYCRVADHPAIKSVGLSHLWMGISIMVLMLVGYRFVAYLALRRLR, from the exons ATGCCCCTGTGTTCTGTAGCACCAAAACCAGAAAATGATGGCACTGAACTGGAGAAAGGCCTACCAAAGAAGCTGGAGACCTGCGACATGGCATATCTGGCTTACCCAGCTCAGAACAATTCACAATCCTTTCTACAGCGGACGTTATTTCCAATAAGTTTAAAG TTCAAAGAGATTGTCTACAAAGTTAACTATGAGAGGCAAGGAACTTGTTGTGGAGGAACCTCAAACACCAGAGAAAAAGTAATACTAAATGGGATCACAGGCATGATTTCACCGGGGGAGATACTAGCCATGTTAGGTCCATCAGGCAGTGGAAAAACCACACTTCTTACAGCCCTTGGAGGTCGTCTCTCTGGAAACTTGTCAGGCAAGATCACTTACAATGGCCAGCCTTTTTCAGGCTCCATCCGACGTCGAACAGGATTTGTTGCGCAGGATGATATTCTATACCCACATCTTAGTGTGTTTGAAACTCTTTTATTTACTGCACTATTACGGCTACCGAAAAGTCTGACCAGAGAAGCAAAAGTACAGCACGTGGAGCATGTCATAACAGAACTGGGATTAACTAGGTGTCGTAATAGCATGATAGGAGGGCCCCTTTTTAGAGGAATATCAGGAGGGGAGAAAAAAAGGGTGAGCATAGGTCAAGAAATGCTCATCAATCCAAGCTTATTGTTACTAGATGAGCCCACCTCAGGCTTAGATTCCACCACAGCTCAACGAATTCTGAACACTGTCAAAGGACTTGCTAATGGAGGTCGAACTGTTATAACCACCATTCATCAGCCCTCTAGCCGACTCTACCATATGTTCGATAAGGTAGTCTTGCTCTCTGAAGGCTGCCCAATTTACTACGGTCCTGCATCAACTGCCTTGCAGTACTTCTCTTCAATTGGGTTTCCGACATCCATAGTTGTCAATCCGGCTGATCTATTGCTTGATCTTGCTAATG GGATTGGACCAGATTTCCAACACTCTACCAATCACAGTGACAACAGTCAGCAAGATCCAGCATCTGTAAGAGAATTTCTCATCTCTGCTTATGATAAGAACATTTCTACCAGGCTGAAAACTGAGTTGTATAGTTCAGACGTAATTATCTACAACTACAACGAAGAAAACTCTACGA gagatgatttgaaattcgAAAAATGGTGCACAACATGGTGGCATCAATTTCATGTCCTGCTATTACGAGGATTACGGGAGAGAAGATTTGAAGCCTTCAACAGGCTAAGAACCTTTCAAGTTGTAAGTGTGGCAATACTTGGAGGTCTTCTATGGTGGCAAACCCCACCGTCTCACATTGACGACCGT ATAGCCATGCTGTCCTTTTTCTCTGTATTTTGGGGCTTCTACCCCCTTTATAATGCTGTTTTCACTTTTCCCCAAGAAAGGAACATGCTAAAGAAGGAAAGGTCATCTGGAATGTACCGCCTATCCTCCTACTATCTAGCCAGAACAGTCGGAGATCTTCCACTCGAGCTTGCACTGCCAACCATATTTACCTTCATCTTTTATTGGATGGGTGGCCTTAAACCTGACCCTGCCACCTTTATCTTCTCCCTTCTAATTGTTCTTTTAAGCGTCCTTGTTTCCCAAAGTCTTGGATTGGCATTTGGCGCCATACTCATGGACGTAAAACAAGCTGCAACTTTAGCCTCGGTTACAACTTTGGTTTTCCTTATTGCCGGTGGATACTATGTCAGACAAATCCCCCCTTTCATGGTCTGGCTAAAATATCTGAGCTTCAGCTACTACTGTTATAAGCTACTTCTTGGGATTCAGTATGAGGAGAATGATTACTATGAGTGTGCAAATGGGGTCTACTGCCGAGTCGCAGATCACCCTGCCATCAAATCCGTTGGTTTGAGCCATCTGTGGATGGGCATTTCCATCATGGTGCTGATGTTGGTGGGATACAGATTTGTTGCATACCTAGCTTTGCGCCGATTGCGATGA